One Ktedonobacteraceae bacterium DNA segment encodes these proteins:
- a CDS encoding alanine--glyoxylate aminotransferase family protein: MAQLVMGQSKMYENALPEINPSYRLLLGPGPCNVDPRVLRIASAPQLGHIDPEFFAILEETAQFLRQVFQTKNEMTLCVSGSGFSGAEAVLSNLLEPGDTLIAGSLGFFSGKIVEIAERAGAKVVNLETELGKPLAAETLEQAFQEHPGVKLFATAIAETSTGLLQPLDELERITHQHGALFVVDAVCGLGGVPMNVDQMKIDACYAGSQKSLGALPGLAPVTLNERAEEVIKNRKTPVQSYYLNLQDLHRYWNGDHTYHHTACSNVVYTMHEALRIVLEEGLEARWARHKLNGEALRAGVKAMGLNILTQPGYELPVLTAIILREGIDEQAVRQALLDEYSIEIGGGFGALKGRLIRIGLMGYNSCRKNVDTVLAALEHVLPRCGFQPEVGAALAAADQVYKNQK, encoded by the coding sequence ATGGCACAATTGGTAATGGGTCAGAGTAAAATGTACGAAAACGCGCTACCCGAAATCAATCCTTCGTACAGGTTGCTGCTTGGCCCTGGTCCCTGTAATGTTGATCCGCGCGTTCTGCGCATCGCCTCGGCGCCGCAGCTTGGGCATATCGACCCGGAATTTTTTGCGATCCTCGAAGAGACGGCGCAGTTTTTGCGCCAGGTATTCCAGACGAAAAACGAGATGACGCTGTGTGTATCCGGCTCCGGCTTCTCGGGAGCCGAGGCAGTATTGAGTAATTTGCTCGAGCCGGGCGATACGCTTATTGCCGGCAGCCTGGGTTTCTTCAGTGGCAAGATCGTTGAAATCGCTGAGCGGGCAGGCGCGAAGGTGGTCAATCTGGAAACTGAACTGGGCAAGCCACTTGCAGCGGAAACACTCGAGCAGGCATTTCAAGAACATCCCGGCGTGAAGCTATTTGCCACGGCCATCGCGGAAACCTCGACCGGTCTATTGCAACCGCTGGACGAATTGGAACGTATCACGCACCAGCATGGAGCGCTTTTTGTGGTGGATGCCGTCTGCGGACTGGGCGGTGTGCCAATGAACGTCGATCAGATGAAGATCGATGCCTGTTACGCCGGTAGTCAAAAGAGCCTGGGAGCATTGCCCGGTCTCGCGCCCGTCACGCTGAATGAGCGCGCGGAAGAGGTCATTAAGAATCGCAAAACGCCCGTCCAGAGTTATTATCTGAACCTGCAAGACCTTCATCGCTATTGGAACGGCGACCATACCTATCACCATACGGCATGCAGCAATGTAGTGTATACAATGCATGAAGCGTTGCGCATCGTCCTGGAAGAGGGGCTTGAGGCGCGTTGGGCGCGTCACAAGCTGAATGGTGAGGCGCTACGAGCCGGCGTCAAGGCAATGGGCCTGAATATTCTTACACAGCCCGGTTATGAACTGCCGGTGCTGACGGCGATCATCCTGCGCGAAGGCATAGATGAGCAGGCGGTTCGCCAGGCGCTGCTAGATGAATATAGCATCGAGATAGGCGGTGGCTTCGGCGCGCTGAAAGGCCGTTTGATTCGTATTGGCCTGATGGGCTACAATTCCTGCCGTAAAAATGTCGATACCGTTCTGGCCGCGCTCGAACATGTCTTGCCGCGCTGTGGTTTCCAACCCGAAGTTGGAGCGGCGCTGGCAGCTGCTGACCAGGTGTATAAAAATCAAAAATGA
- the prfA gene encoding peptide chain release factor 1 — protein MDLMNKLASLAQRYEELNTLMSQPEVLEDISQLQRYGRERAELEEVAQKYYELQANEKQYAEAQEMYDESDEPEMRDLAFEEMERLKTRKEQLLNEVKVALLPKDILDEKNAIVTIQGGAGGDEAALFAGELFRMYSRYADNHRWKIEILDINETGQGGIKDITFVVKGKGAYSRMKYEGGTHRVQRVPVTEANGRIHTSTAKVIVLPEVDEDINIDIKDTDIRVDVYRSTGHGGQSVNTTDSAVRITHLPTGLVVTCQDEKSQLKNKVKALSVLKSRLWDLEEARRQAELSKSRRSQVQTGDRSEKIRTYNFPQDRVTDHRIGFTRHNLPGVLNGELDEFIDNLITVDQADKLQHLFEEDGNSGNGKAS, from the coding sequence ATGGACTTGATGAATAAACTTGCCAGCCTGGCACAACGCTATGAAGAACTGAATACGCTTATGTCGCAACCCGAAGTACTCGAAGATATTTCGCAGTTGCAGCGATATGGCCGCGAACGCGCCGAACTCGAGGAGGTTGCGCAAAAATATTACGAGCTGCAAGCGAATGAGAAGCAGTATGCCGAAGCCCAGGAAATGTACGATGAGAGCGATGAGCCTGAGATGCGCGACCTGGCCTTTGAAGAGATGGAACGCCTGAAAACCCGTAAAGAGCAGTTGCTTAACGAGGTGAAGGTCGCCCTGCTGCCCAAAGACATCTTGGATGAGAAAAACGCCATTGTGACCATCCAGGGCGGCGCTGGCGGCGATGAGGCGGCCCTCTTCGCCGGCGAACTCTTCCGCATGTACAGCCGCTATGCCGATAATCATCGTTGGAAGATTGAAATTCTGGATATCAATGAAACCGGGCAGGGCGGCATCAAAGATATCACCTTTGTCGTCAAAGGCAAGGGCGCGTATAGCCGTATGAAGTATGAGGGCGGGACGCATCGGGTGCAGCGCGTTCCGGTGACGGAGGCCAACGGGCGCATTCATACGTCGACGGCCAAGGTGATCGTGCTGCCGGAGGTTGACGAGGACATCAACATCGATATCAAAGATACCGATATTCGCGTCGATGTCTACCGCTCTACCGGTCACGGCGGTCAGAGTGTCAACACAACCGACTCCGCCGTGCGCATTACGCACCTGCCGACAGGGCTGGTTGTGACCTGCCAGGATGAGAAGTCGCAATTGAAAAATAAGGTCAAGGCGCTTTCGGTCTTGAAATCGCGCCTGTGGGACCTGGAAGAGGCTCGCCGGCAGGCAGAGCTGAGCAAATCGCGCCGCTCGCAGGTTCAGACCGGCGACCGCAGCGAGAAGATTCGCACCTATAATTTTCCGCAGGATCGCGTGACCGATCATCGCATCGGCTTCACGCGGCATAATCTACCCGGCGTGCTCAATGGTGAGCTTGACGAGTTTATCGATAACCTGATCACAGTCGATCAGGCGGACAAGTTGCAGCACCTCTTTGAGGAAGACGGCAACAGCGGCAACGGTAAAGCCAGCTAG